The following are from one region of the Biomphalaria glabrata chromosome 4, xgBioGlab47.1, whole genome shotgun sequence genome:
- the LOC106074583 gene encoding ankyrin repeat and SOCS box protein 13-like isoform X2, which produces MLMELVQERYPLHRAARESSFESLKTLLESGKFNINEGTFDLIRPLHEACLAGSIDCVSLLLKHGANVNLGNIDGATALCDACWIGSVECVQLLIDHGADVNPPFLFSTPLHEAVFRDHWECVQLLVKKGACIDKSDCHYGTPLHVAACKGHVKSAQELLRAGANPNISKIHHTPLHEAARNQNFELLLLLLEHGANVYAQNNSGLTARQLVPRAMSPCKQQLLDWESFPRSLRHYCRLCIRTALGPKRLLRVDNLPLPKIVLRYLEHY; this is translated from the exons atgcttatggaattag TGCAAGAAAGATACCCATTGCATCGGGCTGCTAGAGAAAGTTCTTTTGAAAGCTTGAAAACTTTGCTTGAGTCTGGCAAATTTAACATTAATGAAGGAACGTTTGATCTCATCAGACCTCTTCATGAAGCATGTTTGGCTGGAAGTATAGACTGTGTTTCTTTATTACTCAAACATGGTGCTAAT GTaaatttaggaaatatagatggCGCCACTGCACTTTGTGATGCATGCTGGATTGGTAGTGTTGAGTGTGTTCAGCTGTTAATAGATCATGGGGCTGATGTGAACCCTCCATTTCTCTTCTCAACACCATTGCATGAAGCTGTGTTTCGAG ATCATTGGGAATGTGTTCAGCTATTGGTTAAGAAGGGAGCTTGTATTGATAAAAGTGACTGCCACTATGGAACACCACTTCATGTTGCTGCTTGTAAAG GTCATGTCAAAAGTGCCCAAGAGCTGTTACGTGCTGGTGCTAATCCAAACATTTCAAAGATTCACCACACACCACTCCATGAAGCTGCCAGAAATCAGAACTTTGAGCTACTTCTGCTGCTTCTTGAACATGGTGCCAATGTGTATGCACAAAATAATAGTGGTCTAACTGCCAGACAGCTTGTCCCAAGGGCCATGTCTCCATGCAAGCAACAACTGTTAGACTGGGAAA GTTTTCCAAGATCTCTACGTCACTACTGCAGATTATGTATACGTACTGCTCTTGGTCCTAAACGTCTTCTACGTGTTGACAACCTGCCGTTACCCAAGATTGTGCTTAGATATTTAGAACATTACTAG
- the LOC106074583 gene encoding ankyrin repeat and SOCS box protein 13-like isoform X1, translated as MVDTENQDVQERYPLHRAARESSFESLKTLLESGKFNINEGTFDLIRPLHEACLAGSIDCVSLLLKHGANVNLGNIDGATALCDACWIGSVECVQLLIDHGADVNPPFLFSTPLHEAVFRDHWECVQLLVKKGACIDKSDCHYGTPLHVAACKGHVKSAQELLRAGANPNISKIHHTPLHEAARNQNFELLLLLLEHGANVYAQNNSGLTARQLVPRAMSPCKQQLLDWESFPRSLRHYCRLCIRTALGPKRLLRVDNLPLPKIVLRYLEHY; from the exons ATGGTGGATACAGAAAATCAagatg TGCAAGAAAGATACCCATTGCATCGGGCTGCTAGAGAAAGTTCTTTTGAAAGCTTGAAAACTTTGCTTGAGTCTGGCAAATTTAACATTAATGAAGGAACGTTTGATCTCATCAGACCTCTTCATGAAGCATGTTTGGCTGGAAGTATAGACTGTGTTTCTTTATTACTCAAACATGGTGCTAAT GTaaatttaggaaatatagatggCGCCACTGCACTTTGTGATGCATGCTGGATTGGTAGTGTTGAGTGTGTTCAGCTGTTAATAGATCATGGGGCTGATGTGAACCCTCCATTTCTCTTCTCAACACCATTGCATGAAGCTGTGTTTCGAG ATCATTGGGAATGTGTTCAGCTATTGGTTAAGAAGGGAGCTTGTATTGATAAAAGTGACTGCCACTATGGAACACCACTTCATGTTGCTGCTTGTAAAG GTCATGTCAAAAGTGCCCAAGAGCTGTTACGTGCTGGTGCTAATCCAAACATTTCAAAGATTCACCACACACCACTCCATGAAGCTGCCAGAAATCAGAACTTTGAGCTACTTCTGCTGCTTCTTGAACATGGTGCCAATGTGTATGCACAAAATAATAGTGGTCTAACTGCCAGACAGCTTGTCCCAAGGGCCATGTCTCCATGCAAGCAACAACTGTTAGACTGGGAAA GTTTTCCAAGATCTCTACGTCACTACTGCAGATTATGTATACGTACTGCTCTTGGTCCTAAACGTCTTCTACGTGTTGACAACCTGCCGTTACCCAAGATTGTGCTTAGATATTTAGAACATTACTAG
- the LOC106074583 gene encoding ankyrin repeat and SOCS box protein 13-like isoform X3, whose product MQERYPLHRAARESSFESLKTLLESGKFNINEGTFDLIRPLHEACLAGSIDCVSLLLKHGANVNLGNIDGATALCDACWIGSVECVQLLIDHGADVNPPFLFSTPLHEAVFRDHWECVQLLVKKGACIDKSDCHYGTPLHVAACKGHVKSAQELLRAGANPNISKIHHTPLHEAARNQNFELLLLLLEHGANVYAQNNSGLTARQLVPRAMSPCKQQLLDWESFPRSLRHYCRLCIRTALGPKRLLRVDNLPLPKIVLRYLEHY is encoded by the exons a TGCAAGAAAGATACCCATTGCATCGGGCTGCTAGAGAAAGTTCTTTTGAAAGCTTGAAAACTTTGCTTGAGTCTGGCAAATTTAACATTAATGAAGGAACGTTTGATCTCATCAGACCTCTTCATGAAGCATGTTTGGCTGGAAGTATAGACTGTGTTTCTTTATTACTCAAACATGGTGCTAAT GTaaatttaggaaatatagatggCGCCACTGCACTTTGTGATGCATGCTGGATTGGTAGTGTTGAGTGTGTTCAGCTGTTAATAGATCATGGGGCTGATGTGAACCCTCCATTTCTCTTCTCAACACCATTGCATGAAGCTGTGTTTCGAG ATCATTGGGAATGTGTTCAGCTATTGGTTAAGAAGGGAGCTTGTATTGATAAAAGTGACTGCCACTATGGAACACCACTTCATGTTGCTGCTTGTAAAG GTCATGTCAAAAGTGCCCAAGAGCTGTTACGTGCTGGTGCTAATCCAAACATTTCAAAGATTCACCACACACCACTCCATGAAGCTGCCAGAAATCAGAACTTTGAGCTACTTCTGCTGCTTCTTGAACATGGTGCCAATGTGTATGCACAAAATAATAGTGGTCTAACTGCCAGACAGCTTGTCCCAAGGGCCATGTCTCCATGCAAGCAACAACTGTTAGACTGGGAAA GTTTTCCAAGATCTCTACGTCACTACTGCAGATTATGTATACGTACTGCTCTTGGTCCTAAACGTCTTCTACGTGTTGACAACCTGCCGTTACCCAAGATTGTGCTTAGATATTTAGAACATTACTAG